A genomic segment from Bosea sp. OAE506 encodes:
- a CDS encoding TerB family tellurite resistance protein — protein MPTRTQRSQRDLKRDLDLWHDEEASLQIETIAAACALIAYADGIVRPAEHDSMATSLSRFGLLDEHSRTELLAEFEHATARFEIDPAAGERAALSTIARLQGKARFAQALIETCRLIGEADGHYIVEEQSALVKICRQLGVDPVAAGAFAALARA, from the coding sequence ATGCCGACCCGGACCCAACGCAGCCAACGGGATCTGAAGCGCGACCTCGACCTCTGGCATGACGAGGAAGCCAGCCTTCAGATCGAGACCATCGCTGCCGCCTGCGCGCTGATCGCCTATGCCGACGGGATCGTGCGCCCGGCCGAGCATGACAGCATGGCGACTTCCCTCTCCCGCTTCGGCCTGCTCGACGAGCACTCGCGCACCGAGCTGCTGGCCGAGTTCGAGCATGCCACCGCCCGGTTCGAAATCGACCCGGCGGCCGGCGAGCGCGCCGCGCTCTCGACGATCGCACGGCTCCAGGGCAAGGCGCGCTTCGCCCAGGCGCTGATCGAGACCTGCCGGCTGATCGGTGAGGCCGACGGCCACTACATCGTCGAGGAGCAGTCGGCGCTGGTGAAGATCTGTCGCCAGCTCGGCGTCGACCCGGTCGCGGCCGGGGCCTTCGCCGCGCTGGCGAGGGCCTGA
- a CDS encoding alpha/beta fold hydrolase, with the protein MPFDPRSGLLALVLLALPLAGCASRQDVMMPVALAAGTAGAQTVDMMVATTRAPASDPALMFTGERGDDLSLSNVVVSIPPDDARQKGTIQWPSPGRADPRTSFLTLKAQPMAESAIMPWFRRNAGDTRRVLFFVHGFNNGYADAIYRFAQVAHDLKFKAAPILFTWPSRASALDYPYDRESATYSRFGLLLGLEKAIESPDVAEITIVAHSMGAWLTAEALRDLGLKHGAVSPKIRTVVLASPDIDVDVFKRQVIEMGKTRPRFIVVTSRNDLALRLSRWIAGDVDRLGGADLRRHIPFLQSLGIEVIDATDTKTDDPSGHNTYAASDEVLRRLAEDMGKRAPLRLLPPIRRIASR; encoded by the coding sequence ATGCCCTTCGATCCTCGCTCCGGGTTGCTGGCGCTCGTGCTGCTGGCCCTCCCGCTGGCCGGCTGCGCCTCCCGGCAGGATGTGATGATGCCGGTCGCGCTCGCGGCCGGCACGGCGGGGGCACAGACCGTCGACATGATGGTCGCGACCACGCGGGCGCCCGCCTCGGACCCGGCGCTGATGTTCACCGGCGAGCGGGGCGACGACCTCTCACTCTCGAACGTGGTCGTCTCGATCCCGCCCGACGACGCGCGCCAGAAAGGCACGATCCAGTGGCCGTCGCCCGGCCGCGCCGATCCGCGCACCAGCTTCCTGACGCTGAAGGCACAGCCGATGGCCGAGAGCGCCATCATGCCCTGGTTCCGGCGCAACGCCGGCGACACCCGCCGCGTGCTGTTCTTCGTCCACGGCTTCAACAACGGCTATGCGGACGCGATCTACCGCTTCGCCCAGGTCGCCCATGACCTGAAGTTCAAGGCGGCGCCGATTCTCTTCACCTGGCCCTCGCGCGCCAGCGCCCTCGACTATCCCTATGACCGCGAGAGCGCGACCTATTCGCGCTTCGGCCTGCTGCTCGGGCTGGAAAAGGCGATCGAGAGCCCCGATGTGGCGGAGATCACCATCGTCGCCCATTCGATGGGGGCCTGGCTGACGGCAGAGGCGTTGCGCGATCTCGGCCTGAAGCACGGCGCCGTCTCGCCCAAGATCCGCACCGTCGTGCTGGCCTCGCCCGATATCGACGTCGATGTCTTCAAGCGCCAGGTCATTGAGATGGGCAAGACGCGGCCGCGTTTCATCGTCGTGACCTCGCGCAACGACCTGGCCCTGCGTCTGTCGCGTTGGATCGCGGGCGATGTCGACCGGTTGGGCGGGGCCGATCTGCGCCGTCACATCCCCTTCCTTCAGTCGCTGGGGATCGAGGTGATCGACGCCACCGACACGAAGACGGACGATCCCTCCGGCCACAACACCTACGCCGCCTCCGACGAGGTGCTCCGGAGGCTCGCGGAGGATATGGGCAAACGCGCGCCGCTGCGCCTCCTGCCGCCGATCCGGCGCATCGCGTCGCGCTGA
- a CDS encoding efflux RND transporter permease subunit has product MSTSGHEAPHQRARFNLSGWALGHRSLVWYFMIVCAVAGLASYFNLGRAEDPDFTIKTMIIQANWPGATLEDTLNQVTDRIEKKLEELPAFDYARSLNKPGQTTIFVNLKDTTQGPQVRATWTRVRQIMADLQPQLPQGVQGPFFNDDFGDVFGNIYAFTADGFTPRQVRDHVERARARLLTLPDAGKVELVGAQDEVIYLEFSTREIAALGLTQTMVVDALRGQNAITPSGVLEAAGERVSVRVSGQLASEQALRDINLRINDRFFRLSDVATITRGYEDPPTALFRYKGEPAIGLAVGMKPGSNLNAFGEELETMLAAIERDLPIGIDVHLVADQPKIVEEAVGGFVKALIEAVVIVLAVSFISLGFRAGLVVAVTIPLVLAITFLAMELYGVSLQRISLGALIIALGLLVDDAMIAVEMMVARLEAGDPLPTAASYVYTHTAFPMLTGTLVTVASFFPVAFNNGSAGEFTFTLFVVIAVSLIVSWVVAVLFVPLLGVTMLPERLPKHDTQGGRFGRLFDRLLLGCMRRRWTTIAATVAIFALSVFGMRFVQQQFFPLSDRVEVVVDWTARQNASITTTKAEMDHFEKTVLAGDPDIERWSSYVGQGAVRFMLSFDVQPASPNFGQIVIITKDLKARDRVLARLNKVVEKDYLGSDVFVHLLEIGPPVGRAIQYRISGPDLQGVRDQAQRVAQVMAGNPQVGRIISDWNEPARVVKVDVLQDKAAQLGVTSESIATVLNTVVGGVTATQIRDSIYLIDVIGRARDIDRNSVESLQNLQIQTKDGKTVPLAAVAALSYTLEQPAVWRRARAATITLKAAPLGAVQPATVVEQLTPKIAEVVNGLPAGYRIDVGGAVEESGKGQAPIIKVVPFMLLTMLTILMIQLQSFQRLVMVVVVAPLGLIGVVAALLPSGAPLGFVAILGVLALIGILIRNSVILVHEIEELQEGGMDGWTAVLEASRHRMRPIMLTAAAASLALIPIAFEVFWGPMAFAMMGGIIVGTVLTLLFLPALYVAWFRLKEPPPSEAAPEGEARPLAPAIA; this is encoded by the coding sequence ATGAGCACGTCTGGGCATGAGGCGCCGCATCAGCGCGCCCGCTTCAATCTCTCCGGCTGGGCGCTCGGACACCGCTCGCTGGTCTGGTATTTCATGATCGTCTGCGCGGTGGCGGGGCTGGCCTCCTATTTCAATTTGGGCCGCGCCGAGGATCCGGACTTCACGATCAAGACGATGATCATCCAGGCGAACTGGCCGGGCGCCACGCTGGAGGACACGCTCAACCAGGTCACGGATCGCATCGAGAAGAAGCTCGAGGAACTGCCTGCCTTCGATTATGCGCGCAGTCTCAACAAGCCCGGCCAGACCACCATCTTCGTCAACCTGAAGGACACGACGCAGGGTCCGCAGGTCAGGGCGACCTGGACACGGGTCCGCCAGATCATGGCCGATCTCCAGCCGCAGCTGCCGCAGGGCGTTCAGGGCCCGTTCTTCAACGATGATTTCGGCGACGTCTTCGGCAATATCTACGCCTTCACGGCCGATGGTTTCACGCCCCGCCAGGTGCGCGATCACGTCGAGCGGGCCCGCGCCCGGCTGCTCACCCTTCCTGACGCCGGCAAGGTCGAGCTCGTCGGCGCCCAGGACGAGGTGATCTATCTGGAGTTCTCGACGCGCGAGATCGCGGCGCTCGGGCTCACCCAGACCATGGTCGTCGACGCGCTGCGCGGCCAGAACGCGATCACGCCCTCCGGCGTGCTGGAAGCCGCCGGCGAACGCGTCAGCGTCCGCGTCAGCGGCCAGCTCGCCTCGGAGCAGGCGCTGCGTGACATCAACCTGCGCATCAACGACCGCTTCTTCCGCCTCTCGGACGTGGCCACGATCACGCGCGGCTACGAGGACCCGCCGACGGCGCTGTTCCGCTACAAGGGCGAGCCGGCGATCGGCCTGGCCGTCGGCATGAAGCCCGGTTCCAATTTGAACGCCTTCGGCGAGGAGCTCGAGACGATGCTGGCCGCGATCGAGCGCGACCTGCCGATCGGCATCGATGTCCATCTCGTCGCCGACCAGCCGAAGATCGTCGAGGAAGCGGTCGGTGGCTTCGTCAAGGCGCTGATCGAGGCCGTCGTCATCGTGCTCGCCGTCAGCTTCATCAGCCTCGGCTTCCGCGCCGGGCTGGTCGTGGCGGTGACGATCCCGCTCGTGCTGGCCATCACCTTCCTCGCCATGGAGCTCTATGGCGTCTCGCTCCAGCGCATCTCGCTGGGGGCGCTGATCATCGCGCTCGGCCTGCTGGTCGACGACGCCATGATCGCGGTCGAGATGATGGTGGCCAGGCTCGAGGCGGGTGATCCGCTGCCGACGGCGGCGAGCTATGTCTACACCCACACCGCCTTCCCGATGCTGACCGGCACGCTGGTGACGGTGGCGAGCTTCTTCCCCGTCGCGTTCAACAACGGCTCGGCCGGCGAGTTCACCTTCACGCTGTTCGTCGTCATCGCCGTGTCGCTGATCGTCTCCTGGGTCGTGGCGGTGCTGTTCGTGCCGCTGCTCGGCGTCACCATGCTGCCGGAGCGCCTGCCGAAGCACGACACGCAGGGCGGCCGGTTCGGACGGCTCTTCGACCGGCTGCTGCTCGGCTGCATGCGCCGTCGCTGGACGACCATCGCCGCCACCGTGGCGATCTTCGCCCTGTCGGTCTTTGGCATGCGGTTCGTGCAGCAGCAGTTCTTCCCGCTCTCGGACCGCGTCGAGGTCGTCGTCGACTGGACGGCGCGCCAGAACGCCTCGATTACGACCACCAAGGCGGAGATGGACCATTTCGAGAAGACGGTTCTCGCGGGCGATCCCGACATCGAGCGCTGGAGCTCCTATGTCGGCCAGGGCGCGGTGCGCTTCATGCTGTCCTTCGACGTGCAGCCGGCCAGTCCAAATTTCGGCCAGATCGTCATCATTACCAAGGATCTGAAGGCGCGAGACCGCGTGCTGGCCCGGCTGAACAAGGTGGTCGAGAAGGACTATCTCGGCTCCGACGTCTTCGTGCATCTGCTCGAGATCGGCCCGCCGGTGGGCCGCGCCATCCAGTACCGCATCAGCGGGCCGGACCTGCAGGGCGTGCGCGACCAGGCGCAGCGCGTGGCGCAAGTCATGGCCGGCAATCCCCAGGTCGGCCGGATCATCAGCGACTGGAACGAGCCTGCTCGGGTGGTGAAGGTCGATGTCCTCCAGGACAAGGCGGCCCAGCTCGGCGTCACCTCGGAATCGATCGCGACCGTGCTCAACACCGTCGTCGGCGGCGTCACGGCCACCCAGATCCGCGACTCGATCTATCTGATCGACGTCATCGGCCGGGCCCGCGACATCGACCGCAACTCGGTCGAGTCCCTGCAGAACCTCCAGATCCAGACCAAGGACGGCAAGACCGTGCCGCTCGCCGCGGTGGCCGCGCTCTCCTACACGCTGGAACAGCCTGCGGTCTGGCGTCGTGCCCGGGCGGCGACGATTACGCTCAAGGCCGCCCCGCTCGGGGCCGTCCAGCCAGCGACGGTCGTCGAGCAGCTCACGCCGAAGATCGCGGAGGTCGTGAACGGCCTGCCGGCGGGCTACCGCATCGATGTCGGCGGCGCGGTCGAGGAGAGCGGCAAGGGCCAGGCTCCGATCATCAAGGTCGTGCCCTTCATGCTCCTGACGATGCTGACGATCCTGATGATCCAGCTGCAAAGCTTCCAGCGCCTCGTCATGGTCGTGGTGGTGGCGCCGCTGGGGCTGATCGGCGTCGTCGCGGCGCTGCTGCCGAGCGGGGCGCCGCTGGGCTTCGTCGCCATCCTCGGCGTGCTCGCGCTGATCGGCATCCTGATCCGCAACTCCGTGATCCTCGTCCACGAGATCGAGGAGCTGCAGGAGGGGGGAATGGACGGCTGGACCGCCGTGCTGGAGGCCAGCCGCCACCGCATGCGGCCGATCATGCTGACGGCGGCGGCGGCGAGCCTCGCTCTGATCCCGATTGCCTTCGAGGTCTTCTGGGGCCCCATGGCCTTCGCGATGATGGGCGGCATCATCGTCGGCACGGTGCTGACGCTGCTCTTCCTGCCGGCGCTCTACGTCGCCTGGTTCCGGCTGAAGGAGCCTCCGCCGTCCGAGGCCGCGCCAGAGGGCGAAGCCCGGCCGCTCGCGCCGGCGATCGCCTGA
- a CDS encoding efflux RND transporter periplasmic adaptor subunit, with protein MNRSTMIGLATLGLALAACKETAEAPKPPRPVETTVARRMVQADNDFAGVIAARYTVDRAFLVLGRITARDVNVGDVVRTGQRLAQSDPTALALAVVSAEATLASAQAQQERAVAARGRIETLFNNRISSQSELDQADQSQKAAVASVEQAQAALAKARDQLGYATLRADADGVVTAVSAEVGQMTVPGNTVVTLARTDIREAVIDLPDPVVALITVGARFRVLLQADPRVAADGTVREIAPAADAVTRLRRVKVALEAPPEAMRLGSTIRARPAEARSAGLIELPAAAVFRRGEEERVWIVGGQGPAVRSVRVKVAERDEKSVRVAEGVAEGDRVVIAGANRLAEGQIVKGGETSR; from the coding sequence ATGAACCGCAGCACGATGATCGGGCTGGCCACGCTCGGGCTGGCGCTCGCCGCCTGCAAGGAGACGGCCGAGGCGCCCAAGCCGCCCCGTCCGGTCGAGACGACCGTGGCGCGCCGGATGGTACAGGCCGACAACGACTTCGCCGGGGTGATTGCCGCGCGCTACACGGTCGACCGCGCCTTCCTGGTGCTCGGCCGTATCACCGCCCGCGACGTCAATGTCGGCGACGTGGTCCGCACCGGGCAGCGCCTGGCACAGAGCGATCCGACGGCGCTGGCGCTGGCGGTGGTCTCGGCCGAGGCGACTCTGGCCTCGGCGCAGGCGCAGCAGGAGCGTGCCGTGGCGGCGCGCGGCCGCATCGAGACGCTCTTCAACAACAGGATCTCGTCCCAGTCCGAGCTGGACCAGGCCGACCAGAGCCAGAAGGCCGCCGTCGCCTCGGTCGAGCAGGCCCAGGCTGCGCTCGCCAAGGCGCGCGACCAGCTCGGCTACGCGACGCTGCGGGCCGATGCCGACGGCGTCGTCACCGCCGTCAGCGCCGAGGTCGGCCAGATGACGGTGCCCGGCAACACGGTCGTCACGCTGGCGCGCACGGACATCCGCGAGGCGGTGATCGACCTGCCCGATCCGGTGGTGGCGCTGATCACGGTCGGCGCCCGCTTCCGCGTGCTGCTCCAGGCCGATCCGCGCGTTGCGGCCGACGGCACGGTGCGCGAGATCGCACCCGCCGCGGATGCCGTGACCCGGCTTCGCCGCGTCAAGGTCGCGCTCGAGGCCCCGCCCGAGGCGATGCGGCTGGGCTCCACCATCCGTGCGCGGCCGGCGGAAGCCCGCAGCGCCGGCCTGATCGAGCTGCCGGCCGCCGCGGTGTTCCGCCGTGGCGAAGAGGAGCGCGTCTGGATCGTCGGCGGGCAGGGGCCCGCGGTCCGGTCGGTTCGGGTCAAGGTCGCCGAGCGCGACGAGAAGTCGGTGCGTGTCGCAGAGGGTGTGGCGGAGGGCGACAGGGTCGTCATCGCCGGCGCCAACCGGCTCGCTGAAGGACAGATTGTAAAGGGCGGGGAGACCAGCCGATGA
- a CDS encoding efflux RND transporter periplasmic adaptor subunit: MVIHGVPPAARRASVLAFALIAAAAPLAAQEGALGPRAVETVEAARSEQAPVVALTGELAARVQSDLGFRIQGRIAERSVEVGDRVVAGQVLARLENSQQLAEVASQQAGLAAAEATLKNASATFDRQKALLAQGFTTQSSFDGARQAYESARSSLSGAKAALQTAEDALSFTDLKADADGIVTARGAEVGQVVAVAQSVFTVAQDGPRDAIFDVPESVIAQSPQDKGAGDIEIVLVSDRSVTARGRVREISPAIDLAKGTVRVKVSLEATPPAMRLGAPVIGRARMMPRPVVVLPWQAFFSRGTTPAVWVVDRATRAVSLRPIQVDSYRTGEIVVGGGIEPGELVVSAGAQFLRQGEVVAPVAGRGSR, translated from the coding sequence GTGGTCATTCATGGTGTGCCTCCCGCCGCGAGACGGGCCTCGGTCCTCGCATTCGCCCTCATCGCCGCGGCGGCACCGCTTGCCGCGCAGGAGGGTGCGCTGGGCCCTCGTGCGGTGGAGACGGTCGAGGCGGCCCGCAGCGAGCAGGCACCGGTGGTCGCCCTGACAGGGGAGCTCGCGGCGCGCGTCCAGAGCGATCTTGGCTTCCGCATCCAGGGGCGGATCGCCGAGCGCAGCGTCGAGGTCGGCGACCGTGTCGTGGCCGGTCAGGTCCTCGCCAGGCTGGAGAATTCACAGCAACTCGCCGAGGTTGCCTCGCAGCAGGCGGGACTGGCCGCCGCGGAGGCGACGCTCAAGAACGCCAGCGCAACCTTCGACCGCCAGAAGGCGCTGCTGGCGCAGGGCTTCACCACGCAGAGCAGCTTCGACGGTGCCAGGCAGGCCTATGAGAGCGCGCGATCCTCCCTGTCGGGGGCGAAGGCTGCGCTGCAGACGGCCGAGGACGCGCTCTCCTTCACCGATCTCAAGGCCGATGCCGACGGTATCGTCACCGCCCGGGGTGCCGAGGTCGGGCAGGTCGTGGCGGTCGCGCAATCGGTCTTCACCGTCGCGCAGGACGGGCCCCGCGACGCCATCTTCGACGTGCCCGAGAGCGTGATCGCGCAGAGCCCCCAGGACAAGGGGGCGGGCGACATCGAGATCGTTCTGGTGTCGGACCGCAGCGTCACGGCCCGGGGTCGCGTTCGCGAAATCTCGCCCGCGATCGATCTCGCCAAGGGCACGGTCAGGGTCAAGGTCTCGCTCGAGGCGACGCCGCCCGCGATGCGGCTGGGCGCGCCCGTCATCGGCCGTGCCCGGATGATGCCGCGGCCGGTCGTGGTGCTGCCCTGGCAGGCCTTCTTTTCGCGCGGGACGACGCCCGCCGTCTGGGTCGTCGACCGCGCCACCCGCGCCGTCTCGCTCCGCCCCATCCAGGTCGACAGCTACCGCACCGGCGAGATCGTGGTCGGGGGCGGCATCGAGCCGGGCGAACTCGTCGTCTCCGCGGGTGCGCAGTTCCTGAGGCAGGGCGAGGTCGTCGCCCCCGTGGCGGGGAGGGGCTCCCGATGA
- a CDS encoding TetR/AcrR family transcriptional regulator, which translates to MSEPAVALPHAQTSAAPPSRKALQILDAATELFLGEGFDSVSMDRVTQAAGVSKATLYVHFRTKQELFTGVILREVEAVRRLTFIRLTDAPDIASALRAIAHHLAAFFVSERMVKLKRAAIGAIAHFPELAEVIFRAGPGQTIATLAQHLTERGAAEGLAIPDPNLAARQFLNLVCGDFEFGGVLPAPALSDAEIDHVIEEAIAMFFARYRRVEARR; encoded by the coding sequence TTGTCCGAGCCTGCCGTCGCCCTCCCCCACGCCCAGACCAGCGCCGCCCCACCGAGCCGCAAGGCGCTGCAAATTCTCGACGCCGCGACCGAGCTGTTCCTCGGCGAAGGCTTCGACAGCGTGTCGATGGATCGGGTGACCCAGGCGGCCGGCGTCTCCAAGGCGACGCTCTACGTCCATTTCAGGACCAAACAGGAACTCTTCACCGGCGTCATCCTGCGCGAGGTCGAGGCGGTGCGGCGGCTGACCTTCATCCGGTTGACCGATGCGCCCGACATCGCCTCGGCGCTGCGCGCGATCGCCCATCACCTCGCCGCCTTCTTCGTCAGCGAGCGGATGGTCAAGCTGAAGCGGGCCGCCATCGGCGCGATCGCGCATTTTCCCGAGCTGGCGGAGGTGATCTTCCGCGCGGGGCCGGGCCAGACCATCGCGACGCTGGCGCAACATCTGACCGAACGCGGAGCGGCGGAGGGTCTCGCGATCCCCGATCCCAATCTCGCCGCGCGCCAGTTCCTGAATCTCGTCTGCGGCGATTTCGAATTCGGCGGCGTCCTGCCCGCCCCGGCCCTCTCCGATGCGGAGATCGACCACGTCATCGAGGAGGCGATCGCGATGTTCTTCGCGCGCTATCGCAGGGTGGAGGCGAGGCGCTGA
- a CDS encoding SDR family oxidoreductase — translation MARLSGKSAIITGAAGGIGAATAQLFAEEGARLALVDIDEAVLAEVEAMVQAAVPGVEVIAIPADVGQESAAAEIVARTLEAFGGVDVLVNNAGIRSYEPLDAAKAETWQKILSVNLLSYAYLAREALPELRRSGKGAIVNISSTHAFNPRGGMGQYDVAKAGIISMTKTLAFEEVGHGVRVNAVCPGLTLTPFHVRRFAPQGKSEQDLRTEKVDHNIMQRWADPREVAWPILWLASDEASFCTASVIMADGGTRV, via the coding sequence ATGGCCCGTCTCAGCGGCAAGAGCGCGATCATCACCGGAGCGGCGGGGGGCATCGGCGCCGCCACGGCCCAACTCTTCGCGGAGGAGGGCGCACGCCTTGCCCTCGTCGACATCGACGAAGCCGTCCTCGCCGAGGTCGAGGCCATGGTGCAGGCGGCCGTGCCCGGCGTTGAGGTGATCGCGATCCCCGCTGATGTCGGCCAGGAGAGTGCGGCGGCCGAGATCGTCGCGCGCACACTCGAGGCCTTCGGCGGCGTCGATGTGCTCGTCAACAATGCCGGCATCCGCTCCTACGAGCCGCTCGACGCGGCCAAGGCTGAGACCTGGCAAAAGATCCTTTCGGTCAATCTGCTGAGCTATGCCTATCTGGCGCGCGAGGCGCTGCCTGAGCTGCGGCGCTCCGGCAAGGGCGCCATCGTCAACATTTCCTCGACCCACGCCTTCAACCCGCGCGGCGGGATGGGACAGTACGACGTCGCCAAGGCCGGCATCATCTCGATGACCAAGACGCTCGCCTTCGAGGAGGTTGGGCACGGGGTCCGCGTCAATGCGGTCTGCCCCGGACTGACCCTGACGCCCTTCCATGTCCGGCGCTTCGCGCCCCAGGGCAAGAGCGAGCAGGATCTGCGGACCGAGAAGGTCGACCACAACATCATGCAGCGCTGGGCCGATCCGCGCGAAGTTGCTTGGCCGATCCTTTGGCTCGCTTCCGACGAGGCATCGTTTTGCACAGCCTCGGTGATCATGGCTGATGGAGGCACACGTGTCTGA
- a CDS encoding TRAP transporter small permease, with protein sequence MLSVLDRFVAGFCKAAAIACLLGLFVLLALAIVLRLLPLFTIPGYDELVELLFIWLVMLTSLALWREGILYRVMLFEDLLPAAAKRLVEIGINLAMFGFAVVLSVYGLDFTQNSGETTPFLRLDKAWFYGAIPACAALMAVYSLVWLWRVATGRGALESSATLAG encoded by the coding sequence ATGCTGAGTGTCCTCGATCGGTTCGTCGCTGGCTTCTGCAAGGCCGCCGCGATCGCCTGCCTGCTTGGCCTGTTCGTGCTGCTGGCGCTTGCCATCGTGCTCAGGCTGCTGCCGCTCTTCACCATCCCCGGCTACGACGAACTGGTCGAGCTTTTGTTCATCTGGCTGGTGATGCTGACTTCGCTGGCCCTGTGGCGCGAGGGCATCCTTTACCGCGTCATGCTGTTTGAGGATCTGCTTCCGGCCGCCGCCAAACGGCTGGTCGAGATCGGCATCAACCTGGCGATGTTCGGCTTCGCGGTGGTGCTGAGCGTTTACGGGTTGGATTTCACGCAAAATTCCGGTGAGACGACGCCGTTCCTGCGCCTCGACAAGGCCTGGTTCTACGGCGCGATCCCGGCCTGTGCCGCCTTGATGGCGGTCTACAGCCTCGTCTGGCTCTGGCGTGTCGCCACCGGCCGGGGCGCGCTGGAATCGAGTGCGACGCTCGCCGGCTGA